One segment of Bradyrhizobium sp. WD16 DNA contains the following:
- the apaG gene encoding Co2+/Mg2+ efflux protein ApaG — translation MYRAVTRQIVVTVQPNFMPERSSTDKGQYFWSYTIVIVNSGPETVQLKTRHWVITDGNGRRQEVRGEGVVGEQPVLGPGERFEYTSGVPLPTPSGFMSGQYEMMSENGDRFDIDIPLFSLDSPDDRRTLN, via the coding sequence ATGTACCGCGCCGTAACCCGCCAGATCGTGGTAACCGTGCAGCCGAACTTCATGCCGGAGCGTTCGTCCACGGACAAGGGCCAGTATTTCTGGTCCTACACCATCGTCATCGTCAACTCCGGCCCCGAAACCGTCCAGCTCAAGACCCGCCACTGGGTGATCACGGACGGCAACGGCCGCCGGCAGGAGGTGCGCGGCGAGGGCGTGGTTGGTGAACAGCCGGTGCTGGGACCCGGCGAGCGCTTCGAATACACCAGCGGAGTTCCGCTGCCGACGCCCTCCGGCTTCATGTCCGGACAGTACGAGATGATGAGCGAAAACGGCGATCGCTTCGACATCGACATCCCGCTGTTCTCGCTCGACAGCCCCGACGACAGGCGGACGCTCAACTAG
- a CDS encoding EAL domain-containing protein, which produces MAALHDRSVTEGEPMEELNQTTSAHFVAFGRRKILACVCVVDAKQHLRQFLSDAVEEFGLLTADCAGADDIDERLERQPTDLVVLGLSAGGQEAARVLTRLAARGFAGQVLLWGPKDSSALAALRQLGEELDLALLPDLTTPFGTEALRNRLAPLLPVDGPPRAPVDVAEALKAGWLELWYQHKVDVHSLAPRGAEATLRMRHPSWGVVAPSSLLADERDPQSHALSSFVLQTAMDDWHFFLGRSGPLDLSINLPAAFLTNATGVDDLCRLLPAHPAFPGLTVEVDGADIAAHFEPLREVARRVRFHNVAVTVDNLGVDWPALMDLERFPFVEIKVDRNFVNGCADDRLKRNVCRSIAELAAGYGARAIAEGVDSRADLLTIRELGFDLAQGSLFGQPVQARKFARARFNRALPQ; this is translated from the coding sequence ATGGCCGCATTGCACGACCGTTCGGTGACAGAGGGTGAACCGATGGAAGAACTCAACCAGACCACCTCCGCTCACTTCGTCGCCTTCGGGCGCCGCAAGATCCTGGCGTGCGTTTGCGTCGTCGACGCCAAACAGCACCTGCGGCAGTTTCTCAGCGATGCCGTCGAGGAGTTCGGGCTGCTGACGGCCGATTGCGCCGGCGCCGACGATATCGACGAGCGGCTCGAGCGCCAGCCGACGGACCTCGTCGTCCTCGGGCTTTCCGCCGGTGGACAGGAGGCAGCGCGCGTGCTGACGCGCCTCGCCGCCCGCGGCTTCGCCGGCCAGGTTCTGTTGTGGGGGCCGAAGGATTCGTCGGCTTTAGCCGCATTACGCCAGCTCGGGGAGGAACTCGATCTGGCGCTACTGCCGGATCTGACGACGCCGTTCGGCACCGAGGCGCTTCGCAACCGGCTCGCCCCCCTGCTGCCGGTCGATGGCCCGCCGCGCGCGCCTGTCGATGTCGCCGAGGCGCTCAAAGCCGGTTGGCTGGAACTCTGGTACCAACATAAGGTCGACGTCCATTCGCTGGCACCGCGCGGCGCCGAAGCGACGCTACGGATGCGGCACCCGTCGTGGGGTGTGGTGGCGCCGAGCTCCCTGCTCGCGGACGAGCGGGACCCGCAATCGCACGCGTTGTCCTCCTTCGTGCTGCAAACGGCCATGGACGACTGGCATTTTTTCCTCGGTCGCAGCGGACCGCTCGATTTGTCGATCAATCTTCCTGCCGCCTTCCTCACCAATGCGACGGGGGTCGATGATCTGTGCCGGCTGCTGCCGGCGCATCCTGCCTTCCCCGGGCTGACGGTGGAAGTCGACGGGGCGGACATCGCCGCGCATTTCGAACCGCTGCGCGAGGTCGCCCGACGCGTCCGTTTCCATAACGTCGCGGTGACAGTCGACAATCTCGGCGTCGACTGGCCGGCGCTGATGGACCTTGAGCGCTTCCCCTTCGTCGAGATCAAGGTCGACCGCAACTTCGTCAACGGCTGCGCCGACGATCGTCTCAAGCGAAACGTCTGCCGCAGCATCGCCGAACTCGCGGCGGGTTATGGCGCACGCGCCATTGCCGAGGGTGTCGACAGCCGCGCCGATCTGCTTACGATCCGCGAACTGGGCTTCGATCTTGCCCAGGGCAGCCTGTTCGGCCAACCGGTGCAGGCGCGCAAATTCGCCCGGGCCCGCTTCAACCGGGCGCTGCCGCAGTAA
- a CDS encoding aspartate aminotransferase family protein produces the protein MSTNATSHLMPVFARVDLAFERGEGVWLYGTDGQRYLDFTSGVAVNALGHAHPHLVAALQAQAARLWHMSNLFRSPDGDKVAARLCAATFADYVFFANSGAEAMEAAIKVTRKYQAAKGKPERYRIITFEGAFHGRTLATLAAGGQQKYLEGFGPPVDGFDQVALGDLDAVKRAIGPHTAGILIEPLQGEGGVRSPPQGFFKALRQLCDDNDVLLVFDEVQTGMGRTGDLFAYMHTGVIPDVMALAKALGGGFPIGACLATAKAAAGMTAGTHGSTFGGNPLAIAAAGAVLDVMLAPGFMDRVRRISGLLKQKLGSLVDRYPDIVSEVRGDGLLIGLKAVVPAGDVVAALRNEKLLTVGAGDNVVRLLPPLIVTEAEIDDAMGRLERACTSLSEQLKRKAV, from the coding sequence ATGAGCACGAACGCCACCTCGCATCTGATGCCGGTCTTCGCACGGGTGGACCTCGCCTTCGAACGTGGCGAAGGCGTCTGGCTCTACGGCACCGACGGTCAGCGCTATCTCGATTTTACCAGCGGCGTGGCGGTGAACGCGCTCGGCCATGCCCACCCGCATTTGGTCGCGGCGCTGCAGGCCCAGGCGGCGCGGCTGTGGCATATGTCCAATCTGTTCCGTAGCCCCGATGGCGACAAGGTCGCGGCCCGGCTGTGTGCTGCGACCTTCGCCGATTACGTCTTCTTCGCCAATTCCGGCGCCGAGGCCATGGAAGCGGCGATCAAGGTCACGCGCAAATATCAGGCGGCCAAGGGCAAGCCGGAGCGGTATCGCATCATTACCTTCGAGGGCGCTTTCCACGGCCGCACCCTGGCGACGCTCGCCGCGGGCGGCCAGCAGAAATACCTCGAAGGGTTTGGCCCGCCGGTGGACGGCTTCGACCAGGTGGCGCTCGGCGATCTCGATGCCGTCAAGCGCGCCATTGGCCCGCATACCGCCGGGATCCTGATCGAGCCACTGCAGGGGGAGGGCGGGGTGCGTTCGCCGCCGCAGGGCTTCTTCAAGGCACTGCGCCAGCTCTGTGACGACAATGACGTGCTGCTGGTGTTCGACGAAGTGCAGACCGGCATGGGGCGCACCGGCGATCTGTTCGCGTATATGCACACCGGCGTGATCCCCGACGTGATGGCGCTCGCCAAGGCACTTGGCGGCGGCTTCCCGATCGGCGCCTGCCTCGCCACGGCCAAGGCGGCTGCCGGCATGACCGCCGGCACCCATGGATCGACATTTGGCGGCAATCCGCTGGCGATCGCCGCCGCCGGCGCGGTGCTCGACGTCATGCTCGCGCCCGGCTTCATGGACCGCGTGCGGCGGATCTCGGGCCTGTTGAAGCAGAAGCTCGGCTCGCTGGTGGATCGTTATCCCGATATCGTCAGCGAAGTCCGCGGCGACGGCTTGCTGATCGGCCTCAAGGCGGTCGTTCCCGCCGGCGATGTCGTCGCGGCGCTACGCAACGAGAAGCTCCTCACCGTCGGCGCGGGCGACAATGTGGTCAGGCTGCTGCCGCCGCTGATCGTGACCGAAGCCGAGATCGATGATGCCATGGGGCGCCTGGAGCGCGCCTGCACGTCGTTGTCCGAACAGCTGAAGCGGAAAGCCGTCTGA
- a CDS encoding SGNH/GDSL hydrolase family protein, translating into MAAVAALVLAIALAGVGVVAFARADDAAPATVVSEAGACEVPSYLLATESPLPKVAEALKTRQKLDILVVGSASSALPGPDGTSGSYPARLEAALKETLPGAAISVGTLLQVKKTAAETAEALEGLLKDRKPTLVVWQTGTVDALRSTDPDDFRAALDDGIKALQEVGSDVLLMNLQYSPRMETMIAVAPYIDNMRVDAQEHNIPLFDRFAIMRHWNDTGRFDLFNSTHGLALARSVHDCLGHALAGFIIGAAHIDPAELRTQR; encoded by the coding sequence TTGGCAGCCGTCGCAGCGCTGGTCCTGGCGATCGCCCTCGCGGGCGTTGGCGTCGTCGCGTTCGCGCGCGCCGACGATGCGGCGCCGGCAACCGTGGTGTCTGAGGCGGGTGCTTGTGAGGTGCCATCATACCTTCTAGCCACAGAGAGTCCGCTGCCCAAGGTTGCCGAGGCGCTCAAGACGCGGCAAAAACTCGACATCCTGGTGGTCGGTAGTGCATCCTCGGCCTTGCCGGGGCCGGACGGTACCAGCGGTTCTTATCCGGCGCGGCTTGAGGCCGCGCTCAAGGAAACGTTGCCCGGCGCGGCTATCAGCGTCGGTACTCTCCTGCAGGTCAAGAAGACCGCAGCGGAGACGGCCGAGGCGCTGGAGGGGCTGCTAAAGGATCGCAAGCCGACCCTGGTGGTCTGGCAGACCGGAACGGTCGATGCCTTGCGTTCGACCGATCCAGACGATTTTCGAGCCGCCCTGGACGACGGTATCAAAGCGCTGCAGGAAGTTGGATCAGACGTTTTGCTGATGAATTTGCAGTATAGCCCGCGTATGGAGACCATGATCGCAGTCGCACCTTATATCGATAACATGCGTGTTGACGCTCAGGAGCATAACATTCCCTTGTTCGACCGTTTCGCCATCATGCGGCACTGGAACGATACCGGCCGCTTCGACCTGTTCAATTCCACCCATGGCCTCGCGTTGGCGCGGAGCGTCCATGATTGCCTCGGCCATGCGCTGGCCGGCTTCATCATCGGCGCCGCGCACATCGATCCTGCCGAATTGCGGACCCAGCGTTGA
- a CDS encoding 2'-deoxycytidine 5'-triphosphate deaminase, with the protein MESLQEPSTVPLPLPPDARGILPDRMIAAMADAGLILPDQPFVESQIQPASLDLRLGATAFRVRASFLPGPGATVAERIEDLKLHEIDLTGDAVLETNCVYVVPLLESLALPPSICAAANPKSSTGRLDVFTRVIADGTSRFDMIHPGYHGPLYAEISPKTFPVLLREGSRLSQIRFRVGDAVLGSTALQALHAKERLVDIDDPDLSNGLALSVDLSGEGSGGFVGYRAKRHTGVVDIDRRGGYAVEEFWEPIRARDDLSLILDPGEFYILASKEAVQVPPDFAAEMVPFDPLVGEFRVHYAGFFDPGFGYAGAGGQGSRAVLEVRSREVPFILEHNQVVGRLVYEHMLARPSALYGQRINSNYQGQGLKLSKHFRAP; encoded by the coding sequence ATGGAGAGCCTTCAGGAACCGTCGACCGTGCCGCTGCCGCTGCCACCCGATGCCAGGGGAATCCTGCCCGATCGCATGATCGCGGCGATGGCCGATGCCGGCCTGATCCTGCCGGATCAGCCCTTCGTCGAAAGCCAGATCCAGCCGGCAAGCCTCGATCTGCGGCTCGGCGCCACCGCCTTCCGCGTTCGCGCCAGTTTCCTGCCCGGTCCCGGCGCTACCGTGGCCGAGCGCATCGAAGACCTCAAGCTGCACGAGATCGATCTGACCGGCGATGCGGTGCTGGAGACCAATTGCGTCTATGTGGTGCCGCTGCTCGAGAGCCTGGCGCTGCCGCCGTCGATCTGCGCCGCCGCCAATCCCAAGAGCTCGACCGGCCGGCTCGACGTTTTCACCCGCGTGATCGCCGACGGCACCAGCCGCTTCGACATGATCCATCCCGGCTATCACGGCCCGCTGTACGCCGAGATCAGCCCGAAAACCTTTCCGGTGTTGCTGCGCGAGGGCTCACGCCTGTCACAGATCCGGTTTCGCGTCGGTGACGCCGTGCTCGGCAGCACGGCGCTGCAGGCGCTGCACGCCAAGGAACGACTGGTCGACATTGACGATCCCGATCTCTCCAACGGTCTCGCGCTGAGCGTGGATTTGTCTGGCGAGGGCTCGGGCGGCTTCGTCGGCTACCGCGCCAAGCGCCATACCGGCGTCGTCGATATCGACCGGCGCGGTGGCTATGCGGTGGAGGAATTCTGGGAGCCGATCCGCGCGCGCGACGACCTCAGCCTGATCCTCGATCCCGGCGAATTCTATATCCTCGCTTCCAAGGAGGCGGTGCAGGTGCCGCCGGATTTCGCCGCCGAAATGGTGCCCTTCGATCCCCTGGTCGGCGAGTTTCGCGTCCACTACGCCGGCTTCTTCGATCCAGGCTTCGGTTACGCGGGCGCCGGCGGCCAAGGCTCGCGCGCGGTGCTCGAAGTGCGCTCGCGCGAGGTGCCGTTCATCCTCGAGCATAACCAGGTCGTCGGGCGCCTTGTCTATGAGCATATGCTGGCGCGGCCCTCGGCGCTTTACGGCCAGCGCATCAATTCCAACTATCAGGGCCAGGGCCTGAAGCTCTCCAAGCATTTCCGCGCGCCCTGA
- a CDS encoding O-succinylhomoserine sulfhydrylase: protein MSENTRNYRPETRLVHGGTLRSQYGETSEALFLTQGFVYESAEQCEARFTGHDPGFLYSRFSNPTVAMFERRMTELEGAEAARATATGMAAVTTAILAPLRSGDHVVAAKALFGSCRYILEDLLPRYGITSTLVDGMDLDQWRKAMRPNTRTCFLESPTNPTLDVVDIAAVADIAHSGGARLVVDNVFATPIWQSPLALGADVVVYSATKHIDGQGRCLGGVILSSEQFIQEHIHTFLRQTGPSISPFNAWVLLKGLETLAIRVRQQTETATAIADTLASHPKIPRLVYPGRDDHPQAAVVKKQMRGGSTLVGFEVKGGKAAAFRMLNALRIACISNNLGDSKSIVTHPATTTHQRLTPEARAELGISEGFIRFSAGLEHRDDLIEDLQAALEKA from the coding sequence ATGTCCGAAAATACCCGCAATTATCGTCCCGAAACCCGCCTGGTCCACGGCGGAACGCTGCGCTCGCAATATGGCGAGACCTCCGAGGCGCTCTTCCTGACCCAGGGATTCGTCTATGAGAGCGCCGAACAGTGCGAGGCGCGCTTCACCGGTCACGACCCCGGCTTCCTCTATTCACGTTTTTCCAACCCCACGGTGGCAATGTTCGAGCGGCGCATGACCGAACTCGAAGGCGCCGAAGCGGCGCGCGCCACCGCCACCGGCATGGCGGCGGTCACCACCGCCATTCTTGCGCCGCTGCGCAGCGGGGATCACGTGGTCGCCGCCAAGGCCCTGTTCGGGTCCTGCCGCTATATCCTCGAGGACCTGCTGCCGCGCTATGGCATCACCTCGACGCTGGTCGACGGCATGGATCTCGACCAGTGGCGCAAGGCAATGCGGCCCAACACCCGCACCTGTTTCCTGGAGAGCCCGACCAATCCGACCCTCGATGTCGTCGACATCGCCGCTGTCGCTGACATTGCTCATTCCGGTGGTGCAAGGCTCGTGGTCGACAATGTGTTCGCCACCCCGATCTGGCAGAGTCCGCTCGCGCTCGGTGCCGATGTCGTGGTTTATTCGGCAACCAAGCATATCGATGGCCAGGGCCGCTGTCTCGGCGGCGTGATCCTGTCGTCCGAGCAATTCATCCAGGAACACATCCACACATTCCTGCGCCAGACCGGCCCCTCGATATCCCCGTTCAACGCCTGGGTTCTGCTCAAGGGGCTCGAGACCCTGGCAATCCGCGTTCGCCAGCAGACCGAGACAGCGACGGCCATCGCCGACACCCTTGCCAGTCACCCGAAGATCCCGCGCCTGGTCTATCCCGGGCGCGACGATCATCCGCAGGCGGCAGTCGTCAAGAAGCAGATGCGCGGCGGCTCGACGCTGGTCGGGTTCGAGGTGAAGGGCGGCAAGGCAGCGGCGTTCCGCATGCTCAATGCCCTCAGGATCGCCTGCATCAGCAACAATCTCGGCGACTCCAAGAGCATCGTCACTCATCCGGCGACCACAACCCATCAGCGGCTGACGCCGGAAGCGCGCGCTGAACTCGGGATCTCCGAGGGCTTCATCCGCTTCTCGGCGGGACTAGAGCACCGCGACGACCTCATCGAGGACCTGCAAGCGGCGCTGGAAAAGGCTTGA
- a CDS encoding SGNH/GDSL hydrolase family protein, protein MCAAVLTRRLCDLRTVVAAALVASVMAGAGPAAAQSANAATPTDVSGESTGQNPSHVAAAKALDAVRSAAQSAGGVFKRVPCASSRKVKFEVSLPHVARRLAAGLPVTIVALGSSSTASYGASTPAFQYPNRLADQLRRHYRNADITVVNQGVGGEDTPEMVKRLKSSVIDLKPDLVIWQLGTNTVVKGGDIEGTRDLLEDGIRKLQATGVDIVLVDPQYVPATTAKEAETNRMVSLISRAARAMKVGLFPRFEVMKEWHNDQRLPFDDFVINDGLHMNDWGYACFAQLLGDCIIQSVDQVKAGIEAEPNILTFRPL, encoded by the coding sequence ATGTGCGCCGCCGTCCTGACCCGTCGCTTGTGCGATCTCCGTACTGTCGTCGCTGCAGCGCTGGTGGCGTCTGTCATGGCCGGCGCTGGCCCCGCCGCGGCCCAGAGCGCGAATGCCGCCACGCCGACCGACGTGAGTGGCGAATCCACCGGGCAGAATCCATCCCATGTTGCCGCGGCCAAGGCGCTCGACGCCGTACGATCGGCAGCGCAGAGTGCCGGCGGTGTTTTCAAGCGCGTGCCTTGCGCCTCGTCGCGCAAAGTCAAGTTCGAGGTGTCGCTGCCGCATGTCGCGCGCAGGCTCGCCGCGGGCTTGCCGGTGACCATCGTCGCCCTCGGCTCGTCCTCGACCGCGAGCTATGGGGCGAGTACGCCGGCCTTCCAGTATCCCAACCGTCTTGCCGACCAGTTGCGCCGGCATTACCGCAACGCTGACATCACCGTGGTCAATCAGGGAGTCGGCGGCGAGGATACGCCGGAGATGGTCAAGCGGCTCAAGAGCAGCGTCATCGATCTCAAGCCGGATCTGGTGATCTGGCAACTCGGCACCAATACGGTGGTCAAGGGCGGCGACATCGAAGGCACGCGCGACCTGCTCGAGGACGGTATTCGCAAGCTGCAGGCCACTGGCGTCGATATTGTGCTGGTCGATCCGCAATACGTGCCGGCAACCACCGCGAAGGAGGCCGAGACCAATCGTATGGTCAGCCTGATCAGTCGCGCGGCGCGCGCCATGAAGGTGGGACTGTTCCCGCGCTTCGAGGTGATGAAGGAGTGGCACAACGACCAGCGGCTGCCGTTTGACGATTTCGTCATCAATGACGGGCTGCACATGAACGACTGGGGCTATGCCTGCTTCGCCCAGTTGCTGGGCGACTGCATCATCCAGTCGGTCGACCAGGTTAAGGCCGGCATCGAGGCTGAGCCCAACATTCTGACGTTCCGGCCGCTGTAG
- a CDS encoding Hsp33 family molecular chaperone produces the protein MADRDIKDDGTQDNGTVRAPSATPVDDAVLPFEVSALDLRGRLTRLGPALDEILTKHAYPEPVAKLLGEAIVLATLLGSSLKFDGRFLLQTQTDGPVSMIVVDYVLPDRLRGYARFDSARLKPGLGAGELLGHGHLAMTIDQGSDMRRYQGLVALDGGTLEDAAHEYFLRSEQIPTKVRLAVGEEFRSGEGPRHRWRGGGMLLQFLPKAPERARQADLHPGDAPEGTEPHQVSEDDAWTEGQSLIGTLEDVELIDPDLSGERLAFRLFHERGVRVFPLQPVLAQCSCSRQAVASMLNSFELPDRAQMVEDGKVVVTCEFCSTVYEFTPQEAGVEGAGEDPQP, from the coding sequence ATGGCAGATCGCGATATCAAGGACGACGGCACGCAGGACAATGGAACGGTGCGGGCGCCTTCGGCGACTCCGGTCGACGACGCCGTGCTGCCGTTCGAAGTGTCGGCACTGGACCTTCGTGGTCGTCTGACCCGGCTCGGCCCCGCGCTCGACGAGATCCTCACCAAGCACGCTTATCCCGAACCGGTAGCCAAGCTGCTTGGCGAAGCCATCGTGCTCGCTACCTTGCTGGGTTCGTCGCTGAAATTCGACGGCAGGTTCCTGCTGCAGACCCAGACCGACGGGCCGGTGTCGATGATCGTCGTCGATTATGTATTGCCGGATCGGCTGCGCGGCTACGCGCGTTTCGATAGTGCGCGGCTGAAGCCGGGGCTCGGCGCCGGCGAACTGCTCGGTCACGGCCATCTGGCGATGACCATCGATCAGGGCTCCGATATGCGGCGCTACCAGGGACTCGTGGCGCTCGACGGCGGTACGCTGGAGGACGCCGCCCATGAATATTTTCTGCGATCGGAGCAGATCCCGACCAAGGTCCGGCTTGCCGTTGGCGAGGAGTTTCGCTCGGGTGAAGGTCCGCGCCATCGTTGGCGTGGCGGCGGCATGCTGCTGCAGTTCCTGCCCAAGGCGCCGGAGCGGGCGCGGCAGGCGGACCTGCATCCTGGCGATGCGCCGGAAGGCACGGAGCCTCATCAGGTCTCCGAAGACGACGCCTGGACGGAAGGTCAGTCGTTGATCGGCACCCTCGAGGATGTCGAGCTGATCGACCCCGATCTGTCCGGTGAGCGGCTCGCCTTCCGCCTCTTTCACGAACGCGGCGTGCGGGTGTTTCCGCTGCAGCCCGTGCTGGCGCAATGCTCATGTTCGCGCCAGGCAGTCGCCTCCATGCTCAACAGCTTCGAGCTGCCGGATCGGGCGCAGATGGTGGAAGACGGCAAGGTGGTGGTCACCTGCGAGTTCTGCAGCACCGTCTACGAATTCACCCCCCAGGAGGCCGGCGTCGAAGGCGCGGGCGAGGATCCCCAGCCGTAA
- a CDS encoding OpgC domain-containing protein yields the protein MASVAQVNDASLGRPAQHDEATPKQAKPKSRSSAGERELRLDLFRGIALWLIFIDHLPTNILTWFTIRNYGFSDATEIFIFISGYTAAFVYGRAMHDRGFVVASARILKRVWQIYVAHVFLFTIYLAEIAYVATRFDNPLYAEEMGILDFLKQPDVTIVQALILKFRPVNMDVLPLYIVLMIFLPPILWLMQRKADVALALSVALYAFTWQYDLTLPAYPGGVWFFNPFAWQLLFVFGAWCALGGAKRMASVLSSPATLWISIAYLLFAFAVTLTWHIPQLSHFMPRALEQWMYPINKTDLDVLRFAHFLALAAITVRFLHKDWPGLKSVWLRPLILCGQHSLEIFCIGVFLAFAGHFVLAEIAGGAWMHFGISMAGILVMSAAAWLLAWYKRVADKSGSRGKVADEDADVAGGEL from the coding sequence ATGGCTTCCGTTGCTCAGGTCAATGACGCTTCGCTTGGCCGGCCTGCCCAGCACGATGAGGCGACGCCGAAGCAGGCGAAGCCGAAATCCCGCAGCTCAGCCGGCGAACGCGAATTGCGGCTGGATCTGTTCCGGGGCATCGCTCTGTGGCTGATCTTCATCGACCATCTGCCGACGAACATCCTGACTTGGTTCACGATCCGCAATTACGGCTTCAGCGACGCCACCGAGATCTTCATCTTCATTTCCGGTTACACCGCGGCCTTTGTCTACGGCCGGGCGATGCACGACCGCGGCTTCGTGGTCGCCAGCGCGCGAATTCTCAAGCGAGTCTGGCAGATCTATGTCGCCCACGTCTTCCTGTTCACCATCTACCTCGCCGAAATCGCCTATGTGGCAACACGGTTCGACAATCCGCTCTATGCGGAAGAAATGGGCATCCTCGATTTTCTGAAGCAGCCGGATGTCACCATCGTCCAGGCGCTGATCCTGAAATTCCGGCCCGTCAACATGGACGTGCTGCCGCTCTACATCGTGCTGATGATCTTCCTGCCGCCGATCCTGTGGTTGATGCAGCGCAAGGCCGACGTTGCACTGGCGCTGTCGGTGGCGCTCTATGCCTTCACGTGGCAGTACGATTTGACGCTGCCGGCCTATCCGGGCGGAGTCTGGTTCTTCAATCCGTTCGCCTGGCAGCTCCTGTTCGTGTTCGGCGCCTGGTGCGCCCTCGGCGGCGCCAAGCGGATGGCGAGTGTCCTGTCCTCACCGGCGACGCTGTGGATTTCGATCGCCTATCTGCTATTCGCCTTCGCCGTCACGCTGACCTGGCACATTCCGCAGCTCAGCCACTTCATGCCGCGCGCCCTTGAGCAGTGGATGTATCCGATCAACAAGACCGACCTCGACGTCCTGCGTTTCGCCCACTTCCTGGCTCTGGCGGCGATTACGGTACGCTTCCTGCATAAGGACTGGCCCGGTCTCAAGTCCGTGTGGTTGCGGCCACTGATCCTGTGCGGCCAGCATTCACTGGAGATCTTCTGTATCGGGGTCTTTCTTGCCTTTGCCGGTCATTTCGTGCTGGCCGAAATCGCGGGCGGCGCCTGGATGCATTTCGGCATCAGCATGGCGGGCATCCTGGTGATGTCTGCCGCCGCCTGGCTGTTGGCGTGGTACAAGCGGGTTGCGGATAAGAGCGGATCCCGTGGCAAGGTCGCGGACGAAGACGCCGACGTGGCAGGAGGGGAATTGTGA
- the argF gene encoding ornithine carbamoyltransferase produces the protein MSKPRHFLDLNELPVEELRAMLDAGAAMKARLKAAQARDEASPDRPLRNKTLAMIFEKPSTRTRVSFDVGMRQLGGEPIMLTGQEMQLGRGETIADTARVLSRFVDAIMIRILNHDALLELAAHATVPVINGLTRRSHPCQVMADLMTFEERRGPITGRAVAWTGDDNNVLASWAHAAERFKFQLRIATPPELAPKKAFRDWIKASGADIVAGTNAEEMVRGVDCVVTDTWVSMGDKDGEHRHNLLRPYQVNAELMALAKPDALFMHCLPAHRGDEVTDEVIDGPQSVVFDEAENRLHAQKGILAWCFDAVA, from the coding sequence ATGAGCAAGCCGCGTCATTTCCTCGATCTCAACGAACTGCCGGTTGAAGAACTGCGTGCGATGCTCGACGCTGGCGCGGCCATGAAGGCGCGCCTCAAGGCCGCTCAGGCCCGGGACGAAGCGTCGCCGGATCGGCCGCTCCGCAACAAGACGCTGGCGATGATCTTCGAGAAGCCGTCGACGCGGACCCGCGTGTCGTTCGACGTCGGCATGCGTCAGCTTGGCGGCGAGCCGATCATGCTGACCGGCCAGGAGATGCAGCTCGGGCGCGGCGAGACCATCGCGGACACCGCGCGGGTGCTGTCGCGCTTCGTCGATGCCATCATGATCCGCATCCTCAACCATGATGCGCTGCTCGAGCTTGCTGCGCATGCCACGGTGCCGGTGATCAATGGGCTGACCCGGCGTTCGCATCCTTGTCAGGTCATGGCCGATCTCATGACGTTCGAGGAGCGTCGCGGCCCGATCACCGGGCGCGCCGTCGCCTGGACCGGCGACGACAACAACGTGCTGGCCTCCTGGGCCCATGCGGCAGAGCGCTTCAAGTTTCAGCTCCGGATCGCCACGCCCCCGGAGCTCGCGCCCAAGAAGGCGTTCCGCGACTGGATCAAGGCGAGCGGCGCGGACATCGTGGCCGGCACCAATGCCGAGGAGATGGTGCGCGGCGTCGACTGCGTCGTCACGGACACCTGGGTGTCGATGGGGGACAAGGACGGCGAGCACCGCCACAACCTGCTGCGCCCCTATCAGGTCAACGCCGAGTTGATGGCGCTGGCCAAACCGGATGCGCTGTTCATGCATTGCCTGCCGGCGCATCGCGGCGACGAAGTGACCGACGAGGTGATCGACGGTCCCCAGTCGGTGGTGTTCGACGAGGCGGAAAACCGTCTGCACGCGCAAAAGGGAATCCTCGCCTGGTGCTTTGACGCAGTCGCCTGA